One Keratinibaculum paraultunense genomic window carries:
- the cwlD gene encoding N-acetylmuramoyl-L-alanine amidase CwlD has translation MLKVIYVKKRHIYSLLIIICILIILSIVLIKNKSIPTINPLIIDKIIGIDPGHGGMDPGTVSKNGILEADINLKIALKLKDIIEKNGGKVIITRENKNSLADKKREDLDMRREIIEKGNCDIFLSIHLNSFKDSRYYGAQVFYNEDFQENKLLAECIQEELRLILDINNTRVPQKRDDVYLLNGLNIPSVLIECGFLSNEEEEKLLQLENYQKKIAQGIYNGIIKFLEEMNEKDRLNVDKFCG, from the coding sequence ATGTTGAAAGTAATATATGTAAAAAAAAGACATATATATTCTTTACTAATCATAATTTGTATACTGATAATCTTATCAATAGTACTTATTAAAAATAAATCCATTCCCACGATCAATCCACTTATTATAGATAAGATAATAGGTATAGATCCTGGTCATGGAGGTATGGATCCCGGTACTGTGAGCAAAAATGGAATCTTGGAAGCTGATATAAATTTAAAAATAGCATTAAAATTAAAGGATATAATTGAAAAAAATGGAGGTAAAGTAATCATAACAAGAGAAAATAAAAACTCCTTAGCAGATAAAAAAAGAGAAGATTTAGATATGCGAAGGGAAATAATAGAAAAAGGAAATTGTGACATATTTTTATCAATCCATTTAAATAGCTTTAAAGATTCTAGATATTATGGTGCTCAAGTTTTTTATAATGAAGACTTTCAAGAAAATAAGTTATTAGCTGAATGCATTCAAGAGGAATTACGCTTAATATTAGATATAAATAATACTCGAGTTCCCCAAAAAAGAGATGATGTATATTTATTGAATGGATTGAACATACCATCTGTTTTAATAGAATGTGGTTTTTTATCTAATGAAGAAGAGGAAAAATTATTGCAGTTAGAAAATTATCAGAAAAAAATTGCTCAAGGTATATATAATGGAATAATAAAATTTTTGGAGGAAATGAATGAAAAAGATAGATTAAATGTGGATAAGTTTTGTGGATAA
- the rpsI gene encoding 30S ribosomal protein S9, with protein sequence MANVQYIGTGRRKTSVARVRLLPGSGKITINKRDIDDYFDFDTLKVLVREPLEITDTLDKYDVFVNVYGGGFTGQAGAIRHGIARALLEADEELRPVLKKAGLLTRDPRMKERKKYGLKKARKAPQFSKR encoded by the coding sequence GTGGCTAATGTACAATATATAGGAACAGGAAGAAGAAAGACATCAGTAGCAAGAGTTAGATTACTTCCTGGTTCTGGAAAGATTACCATAAATAAAAGAGATATAGATGATTATTTTGATTTTGATACATTAAAAGTTCTTGTTAGAGAACCTTTGGAAATAACAGATACTTTGGATAAATATGATGTATTTGTAAATGTATATGGTGGAGGATTTACAGGTCAAGCTGGTGCCATTAGACATGGAATAGCAAGAGCTTTATTAGAAGCTGATGAAGAATTAAGACCTGTACTTAAAAAAGCAGGCTTATTAACGAGGGACCCACGAATGAAAGAAAGAAAGAAATATGGTTTAAAGAAAGCGAGAAAAGCACCACAATTTTCAAAGAGATAA
- the rplM gene encoding 50S ribosomal protein L13, with protein sequence MNSYMAKPNEIDRKWYVIDAEGKVLGRLASEVATILRGKHKPIYTPHVDTGDYVIIINADKVKLTGKKLEQKKYRYHTGYPGGLRTIPYSRMMKENPEKAIYLAVKGMLPKNRLGRKMIKKLRVYSGPEHNHEAQQPELYEF encoded by the coding sequence ATGAATAGTTATATGGCTAAACCAAATGAAATTGATAGAAAATGGTATGTAATAGATGCAGAAGGTAAGGTATTAGGTAGATTAGCTTCAGAAGTAGCTACTATATTGAGAGGAAAACATAAACCTATATATACTCCTCATGTAGATACTGGGGATTATGTAATAATTATAAATGCTGATAAAGTAAAATTGACAGGGAAAAAATTGGAACAGAAAAAATATAGATATCATACAGGGTATCCAGGAGGATTAAGAACCATACCTTATAGTAGAATGATGAAGGAAAATCCAGAAAAAGCTATATATTTAGCAGTAAAAGGGATGTTGCCTAAGAATAGATTAGGAAGAAAAATGATTAAAAAGTTGAGAGTATATAGTGGACCGGAACATAATCATGAAGCACAACAACCAGAATTATATGAATTCTAA
- the truA gene encoding tRNA pseudouridine(38-40) synthase TruA, whose protein sequence is MPNIKLTIQYEGTNYIGWQKQLKGDSIQGEIERAIKCITGEEVNLIASGRTDSGVHALGQVANFLTNSFIPPDKFKYALNTKLPEDISIIESEEVPCDFHARYDAIGKKYMYLIYNNPIRNPIYRRFVYHVPYPLNYKNMKEGAKYVIGTHDFSAFMASNSNVRSTVRTISNAYLSKKNELILFKIEGNGFLYNMVRIIVGTLIEIGQGKLKPCDISHIIESKNRNLAGPTAPPQGLFLERVYY, encoded by the coding sequence ATGCCTAATATAAAATTAACAATACAATATGAAGGTACCAACTATATAGGTTGGCAAAAGCAGTTAAAGGGAGATAGCATTCAAGGTGAAATAGAAAGGGCTATAAAATGTATTACTGGTGAAGAAGTAAATTTAATAGCCTCTGGAAGGACAGATAGTGGAGTTCATGCATTAGGGCAGGTAGCCAATTTTTTGACTAACTCCTTTATTCCTCCAGATAAATTTAAATATGCATTAAATACTAAACTTCCAGAAGATATATCAATAATTGAATCAGAAGAAGTACCTTGTGATTTTCATGCAAGATATGATGCTATTGGCAAAAAGTATATGTACCTAATATATAATAATCCTATAAGAAATCCTATATATAGAAGATTTGTATATCATGTTCCCTATCCTTTGAATTATAAGAATATGAAAGAGGGAGCAAAGTATGTTATAGGTACTCATGATTTTTCAGCCTTTATGGCATCTAATAGCAACGTAAGGAGTACTGTTAGAACAATAAGCAATGCATATTTAAGTAAGAAAAATGAGTTAATATTATTTAAAATAGAAGGAAATGGATTTTTATACAATATGGTTAGGATAATAGTAGGTACCCTAATAGAGATTGGACAAGGTAAATTAAAACCCTGTGATATTTCACATATTATAGAATCTAAAAATAGAAATTTAGCAGGACCTACAGCGCCACCGCAAGGGCTTTTTTTGGAAAGAGTTTATTATTAA
- a CDS encoding energy-coupling factor transporter transmembrane component T family protein, giving the protein MLKDITIGQYFPKDTFVHRLDPRIKILIVAMFIISLFFIDTFYPYILILAFILVSIKLSEIPVKYVFKGLKPLMPIIIITFVINTLFTKGEVLLALGPITITKEGLSQATFMALRLIFLITGTSLLTLTTSPISLTDGIEKLLSPFRKVGLPAHELAMMMTIALRFIPTLLEETDKIMKAQMARGADFESGNIMNRAKNLVPLLVPLFINAFRRADELANAMEARCYRGGENRTRLNELKLKPNDILAISICAIFFGFIMSTKYISYI; this is encoded by the coding sequence ATGCTTAAAGATATAACGATAGGTCAATATTTCCCAAAAGATACATTTGTCCATAGATTGGACCCAAGGATAAAAATTTTAATAGTAGCTATGTTTATAATTTCATTATTTTTTATAGATACATTTTATCCATATATATTAATATTAGCCTTTATACTTGTTAGCATAAAACTATCTGAAATTCCTGTTAAATATGTATTTAAAGGTTTAAAACCCTTAATGCCTATAATAATTATAACTTTTGTTATAAATACCCTATTTACCAAAGGGGAAGTACTTTTAGCCCTAGGACCTATCACTATAACTAAGGAAGGATTAAGTCAAGCTACATTTATGGCACTAAGACTTATATTTTTAATAACAGGGACTTCCCTTTTAACATTGACAACATCCCCCATATCCTTAACTGATGGTATAGAAAAGTTACTATCCCCCTTTAGAAAAGTTGGTTTACCAGCTCATGAATTGGCTATGATGATGACCATTGCCTTAAGGTTTATACCCACATTATTAGAAGAAACAGATAAGATTATGAAAGCACAAATGGCAAGAGGAGCAGATTTTGAATCGGGTAATATAATGAATCGTGCTAAAAATTTGGTTCCTTTACTAGTGCCTTTATTTATAAATGCATTTAGAAGGGCAGATGAGCTAGCAAATGCAATGGAGGCTAGATGTTATCGTGGGGGAGAGAATAGGACTAGATTAAATGAATTAAAGCTTAAACCCAACGATATCTTGGCAATTAGTATATGTGCCATATTCTTTGGATTTATAATGTCTACTAAATATATATCCTATATATAG
- a CDS encoding energy-coupling factor transporter ATPase, with amino-acid sequence MIIKIENLNYIYNPGTPFEKKALNNINLDIARGDFIGLIGHTGSGKSTLVQHLNGLIRPTSGKIIIDGIDITSNEVNLREIRQKVGLVFQYPEYQLFEETVYKDVAFGPKNLGLEEDEIKSRVKKAIELVGLDYDSIKDRSPFELSGGQKRRVAIAGILAMKPEVLVLDEPTAGLDPRGRDEVLGRIQSLYEEEGITIILVSHSMEDIAKLVNKIIVMYEGEIAMEGKTREIFKQAEKLEQMGLGIPQITMFMRQYKKKGNEVRDDIITVEEAKEEILRYLRSRKNA; translated from the coding sequence ATGATAATAAAAATAGAGAACTTAAATTATATATATAATCCAGGTACTCCCTTCGAAAAAAAGGCTTTAAACAATATAAACTTAGATATAGCTAGAGGAGACTTTATTGGGCTTATAGGGCATACTGGTTCTGGAAAATCTACATTGGTACAGCATTTAAATGGCTTAATAAGACCTACATCTGGGAAAATAATTATAGATGGAATAGATATAACTTCAAATGAGGTTAATTTAAGAGAGATAAGACAAAAAGTAGGATTAGTGTTTCAATATCCAGAGTATCAACTATTTGAAGAAACTGTATATAAGGATGTAGCCTTTGGACCTAAAAACTTAGGATTAGAAGAAGATGAAATAAAATCACGGGTGAAAAAAGCTATAGAATTAGTAGGATTAGACTATGATTCTATAAAGGATAGATCCCCTTTTGAATTAAGTGGAGGACAAAAAAGAAGAGTTGCTATAGCAGGAATATTGGCAATGAAACCAGAAGTATTAGTATTAGATGAGCCCACTGCAGGACTTGACCCAAGAGGAAGAGATGAAGTATTAGGAAGGATTCAATCCTTATATGAAGAAGAAGGTATAACCATAATTTTAGTTTCTCATAGTATGGAGGATATTGCTAAACTTGTAAATAAAATAATAGTGATGTATGAAGGAGAAATAGCTATGGAAGGGAAAACCAGGGAGATATTTAAACAGGCTGAAAAATTAGAGCAGATGGGATTAGGAATACCTCAAATTACGATGTTTATGCGGCAATATAAAAAGAAAGGAAATGAAGTGAGAGATGATATAATAACTGTAGAAGAGGCTAAGGAAGAAATATTAAGATATTTAAGGAGTAGAAAAAATGCTTAA
- a CDS encoding energy-coupling factor transporter ATPase, with translation MAEEMIKIENVTYEYNSYNSLGEEDKLIAIKDINISIKKGEHLVILGHNGSGKSTLAKLMNGLLLPTKGDVYVNGMNTKDEDKIWYIRETAGMVFQNPDNQLVATIVEEDVAFGPENLGIPPEEIRKRVDEALELVEMTEYKKHAPHLLSGGQKQRVAIAGILAMRPECIILDEPTAMLDPNGRKEIINTIKKLNKEEHKTIVHITHYMDEAVEADRILVIKKGQIVMEGNPREIFSQVERMKALGLDVPQVTELAYELKKEGINIDTSILTVEELVNAL, from the coding sequence ATGGCAGAAGAAATGATAAAGATTGAAAATGTAACTTATGAATATAACTCTTATAACTCCTTAGGAGAAGAAGATAAATTGATAGCTATTAAAGATATAAATATCTCCATAAAAAAAGGAGAGCATTTAGTAATTCTTGGGCATAATGGCTCAGGGAAATCTACTCTAGCTAAGCTCATGAATGGACTTTTATTACCTACCAAAGGGGATGTATATGTTAATGGTATGAATACTAAAGATGAAGATAAAATTTGGTATATAAGAGAAACAGCAGGTATGGTATTTCAAAATCCTGATAATCAACTAGTAGCTACTATTGTTGAAGAAGATGTAGCCTTTGGTCCTGAAAATTTAGGAATTCCACCTGAAGAAATAAGAAAAAGGGTAGATGAAGCTTTAGAGCTAGTAGAGATGACTGAATATAAAAAACATGCACCCCATCTTCTTTCTGGTGGGCAAAAACAAAGAGTAGCCATAGCAGGAATACTAGCCATGCGACCCGAATGTATAATATTAGATGAACCAACCGCTATGTTAGATCCCAATGGTAGAAAAGAAATAATAAACACCATAAAAAAACTCAATAAAGAAGAACATAAAACAATAGTTCATATAACTCACTATATGGACGAAGCTGTTGAAGCTGATAGAATATTAGTAATAAAAAAAGGACAAATAGTAATGGAAGGTAACCCTAGAGAGATATTTAGTCAGGTAGAAAGGATGAAAGCATTAGGGCTAGATGTACCTCAAGTAACAGAACTAGCTTATGAATTAAAAAAAGAAGGCATAAATATAGATACTAGTATATTAACAGTAGAGGAATTGGTGAATGCTCTATGA
- the rplQ gene encoding 50S ribosomal protein L17: MATLRKLGRPTAHRKAMLRNQVTSLFRNGRIETTVPRAKETQRMAEKMITLAKRGDLHARRQVLAYIYDEDVVTKLFEEIAPNYSERDGGYTRVLKLGPRRGDGAEIAIIELV, translated from the coding sequence ATGGCTACATTGAGAAAACTTGGTCGCCCTACTGCTCATAGGAAAGCGATGCTTAGGAATCAAGTAACATCTCTTTTTAGAAATGGTAGGATAGAGACTACTGTTCCTAGAGCAAAAGAAACTCAAAGAATGGCTGAAAAAATGATTACTCTTGCTAAAAGAGGAGATTTACATGCACGAAGGCAAGTATTAGCTTATATATATGATGAAGATGTGGTAACTAAATTATTTGAGGAAATTGCACCAAATTACTCTGAAAGGGATGGAGGATATACTAGAGTATTGAAACTAGGACCTCGCAGAGGAGATGGTGCGGAAATAGCCATTATAGAATTGGTATAA